A single genomic interval of Osmerus eperlanus chromosome 14, fOsmEpe2.1, whole genome shotgun sequence harbors:
- the rcl1 gene encoding RNA 3'-terminal phosphate cyclase-like protein: protein MASHGLTYDGCNFFRQRLVLSTLSGKRVKIRNIRSKDDNPGLRDFEASFIRLLDKVTNGTRIEINQTGTMLFYQPGLLYGGTIEHECNIQRSIGFYLEALLMLAPFMKNPLRATLKGVTNDPVDPSVDLLKSTAIPLMKQFGVDGEGLELKVVKRGVAPGGGGEVLFRCPVRRTIRPVQLTDPGKIKRIRGIAYSVRVSPQMANRIVDSARSILNKFIPDIYIYTDHMKGANSGKSPGFGLTLVAETLTGSFLSAEMSSIPQGQGDPVLPEDLGRNCAKLLLEEIYRGGCVDSANQSLALLYMTLGQQDVSKALLGPLSPYTIEFLRHVRDFFQIMFKIETRKPLDDERKGGDKVLMTCVGAGYANISKSIK, encoded by the exons atggCAAGCCACGGGCTCACTTACGACGGTTGTAATTTCTTCAGACAAAGATTAGTGTTATCAACGTTAAGTGGTAAAAGGGTAAAAATAAGGAACATACGATCTAAGGATGACAACCCCGGGCTTCGAG ACTTCGAAGCTAGTTTTATCAGACTCCTGGACAAGGTGACAAACGGAACCAGAATAGAAATAAATCAAACAG GCACAATGCTTTTCTACCAGCCCGGTCTGCTGTATGGAGGGACTATAGAACATGAGTGTAACATCCAGCGTTCTATAGGGTTCTACCTAGAGGCCCTCCTCATGCTGGCTCCCTTCATGAAGAACCCTCTCAGAGCCACACTGAAGGGGGTCACCAATGACCCAGTGGACCCCTCT gtggACCTTCTGAAGTCCACTGCCATTCCTCTGATGAAGCAGTTTGGCGTTGACGGGGAAGGTCTTGAACTGAAG GTGGTGAAGAGGGGCGTGGCcccgggaggaggaggggaggttctGTTCAGGTGTCCAGTCAGGCGGACCATCCGACCCGTCCAGCTCACTGACCCTGGGAAGATCAAGAGGATCCGAGGGATAGC CTACTCTGTGAGAGTGTCCCCCCAGATGGCCAATAGGATTGTGGATTCTGCCCGGAGCATTCTCAACAAGTTCATACCTGATATCTACATCTACACAGACCATATGAAGGGAGCGAACTCGGGgaa gtcacCAGGTTTTGGACTGACCCTTGTAGCTGAGACCTTGACAGGATCATTCCTCAGTGCTGAGATGAGCTCCATACCACAGGGCCAGGGAGACCCTGTACTGCCTGAGGATCTGGGGAGGAACTGTGCCAAACTGCTGCTGGAGGAGATCTACAGG GGCGGCTGTGTGgattcagccaatcagagcctaGCGTTGCTGTATATGACCTTGGGCCAGCAAGATGTGTCCAAAGCCCTGCTcggccccctctctccatacac tATTGAGTTCCTGAGGCATGTGCGAGACTTCTTCCAGATCATGTTTAAGATTGAGACACGGAAACCCCTGGATGATGAGCGGAAAGGAGGGGACAAGGTCCTGATGACCTGTGTGGGAGCTGGCTACGCCAACATCAGCAAATCCATCAAATAA